In the genome of Hirundo rustica isolate bHirRus1 chromosome 23, bHirRus1.pri.v3, whole genome shotgun sequence, the window gcagctggaCACACTGAAGAGCCTCTGGTTGAGACGAACAAGGCTGGGTGGAAGTTGGGCTTTGCCTAATTTGTGTTTTGGACTTGTTTCTGGGCAATAAAAGCTTCAGTTCCCTTGAGGGAAGGTGGTGTGTGTCTCTGTGCTCTAGCCAGGTGGGACTCAGTCCCTGTGGAGGTTTGAGCAGACGTGGTTGCAGCCCCTCCCAGATTTTGGAACTTGTCTCTCCAGAGTTGTTTGGCTCAGATTTGGAGAAGTCCCTTCATTGAAAAATCCATTCGAAAGTGCAATTTGGCAGTGGCTGTGctatttttttgctgtgtggGGAGACTGCACACGGAGTTCCttggctgagctgggctgagcagctctgagactgtccctgctctgtgctgacagcagcATTGATGTGGGTTTCTCagcactgtgctgctgggaAACTGTTCTGTCCCACTGCTCCTTCAGTTACCCTAGCCCTTATTTCTAGAACCCCTTATTTGGGATCCCTTGCCTTTGGGCGCTTTCCTTGGAGAGCCGAATTCTTCCCCCTGTGCCCTGAGAGGGGAGGCAAGAGGAGGGATTGATGATCTGGGGAATTGCAGTTGATGTTCTGCCTCAAAATTATCTCGTTTGGTGTCTCCTGACCTGTCTGAGGAgcttggggctgggcagcagaacGTTCTCTGGCCTCTGGCTGGTTTGGCTGCTGAAAAGGGCTTTTTGTACCCTACGGGGCCACTGTGTATCTGACTGGGTCTTCTTGCTGTGGGAGGGCCCAGTGCCCTGGCTCCCTGCTGAAAATAGCTGGGGACCCCCATGCCCTGGGGCCGCAGCGCCAGAAACCTGTTGGCTGATGAGAGAGGGACATAAAACCACAGGGAGCCAGGAGCGGCTGTGGCCGGGCAGGAACGCTGCCCTGCAGGAATGCTGTCGGGGAGGAAAGCTGccttcccagcctgctgccttcccagctcACTGCTGCGGCTGCTGGCGTGggtttttctatttctatttgtGAAAAGGCTTCCCCTGTAATTATGAGGCGATTTAACGCCCTGTCTGAGCTGTCGTTCACAGCTGCCGGACACTGCGCTCAGCGGGCTCTCGGCAGGGACTCCTCAGCCCGGCAAAGTCGCTCCTTGAGCGGCTCACACTTCAGGCAGCCCTCGCTGGTGTCTCCTCCTCGCTTCAAAATGTCCCTCTCACACACGGCTGCTGAGTACATGCTCTCCGATGCTCTGCTCCCGGATCCCAGCAGTTCCCGAGCCAAGGGCTTGCGGCTGGAGCTGCCGAGCGATCGCCTGCTGAAGTTTGTCACCGTGGGGCTGCCCCTCTTCCTCGTCTCACTGGCTTTCGCCCGGGAGTTCTCTGCTGGTGAGTTGCGGTTTTTTCCAATGTGTTCCTCGGGTCGTGGGCAATCACCAGCGGTGGTTTTGGTTGTTGTGGCAAACCCTTTGTGTTCTTGATCCAAAGCAGACCAGCCTGGAAGTCCCGTTTCAGGAGCCGTTCTGCCTCGGGGGTGTTAATTGATTGTTTTTAATGGATCATAATTCACTAGGGGAGCCTGGGAACAGCTGTGGTaaccccaggagcagcactgagTCAATGTCCAGCATCGTTGCTTGCGCCCAGCACCTTCGGGTACCACAGGCTTGtttccagggaagaaaaagaggaggaggagggtgccAGCAACATGGAGGGATGCATTGTGACCTCAGACTAAATCTGGCCTCGGCCAAcatccagctgctctccctgagGATTTGGTTTTACTCCAGTTTCTGGCTGGCCAGGCTATAATTCCCTACACTGTGTACACACCACTACACACAAAAGGGTTTGTGtttgggaaaagaaggaaaagtcaCTGCTAGaaacacagcagctccaaaatgaccatgaaaaaagctttttttgatTCAAAGCAATGCCTGAGATGTAATTACCCTGGTGTAAGGCATTGGCTCGTGGCTTTGGAGCGTTCCTCCACCCTCCATGGCTGAGGtttgctctcctcctcctcaccccagGCTCCCAGATCAGCTGCTTCTCTCCCACCAACTTCACGGGGAAGCAGTCCGCCTACACCGACACGGCTTGTTGGGACTCCCTCATCCACCATGGCTTCGACGCCGAGGGTCGTGCCATCACCAAGTCCCTCTGGGCTCTCAAGGTAGGGTCAAAGTCACAGCTAGGTGCTCCTGCATCCTCTGGATGTCCACAGCGAGAGCAACTCCACATCCTCGGTGACCGTTTGTCTTCTTTGCCCAGGTGTTCCCCTACTCGCTGCTGGTGGTGGCGGTGCTGATGTACCTGCCGTACCTGCTGTGGCGTTACGCTGCCGCCCCCGCCCTGCACTGCGACCTCCTCTTCATCATCGACGAGCTGGATAAATCCTACAACCGCTCCGTGCGCCTGGTGCAGCACATGAAGAAGATCCAGCAGGCCAGTGCCGAGCCGGAGCAATTCTGGGAGGAGTACGAGAGGTGAGGCCAGGCCAGGTCAGCGTGGCCCTTGGAGTCCCTCCATGTGGCACTGTGGCTGCAcccaggatggagctgggtgAAATGGGGGGGTGGCTCTcactccctgtgtccctccacCCGCAGGGCCCGCCGGGAGAGGTATTTTGAGTTCCCGCTGCTGGAGCGGTACCTGACCTGCAAGCAGCACGCCCATGCCCTGGTGGTCATCTACATCCTGCggaacctgctgctgctcctgttcctggCTGCCACCTGCCTCTACCTGGTCTTTCTCCACCTTAACATCTTCTTCCAGGATGAGTTCAGCTGCTCCATCAAAACGGGGCTGCTCCAAGCGGAGCCGCACGTCCCCCAGCTCATCCCTTGCAAGCTGGTCTTCTTCTCCGTGTTCCAGATCATCAGCCTTTCAGTTGGCAGTGTCTATGTCCTCCTCATCCCCGTTGTCATCTACAACGCcttgcagctctgccagtgGGACAAGGGGCTGCTCTCTGTCTATGAGATGCTGCCTGCCTTCGACCTGCTCAGTCGCAGGATGCTCACCTGCCCCCTCAATGACCTCAACGtcatccttctcttcctccgCGCCAACATCTCCGAGCTGACCTCCTTCAGCCGCCTCAATGCCGTCAGTGCCCTGAGGGAAGCCACTGCCAACAAGGAGGACATCGACACTGTCATCGATTTCATGACGCTGTTGGCTGGGCTGGAGACCACCAAGCCCAAACACCAAGCTTGCACCCCCGAGGCCGGAGGCAGTACAGCCCTCTCCAATGGTGCAGCCCTAGGTAGGCTTTTTGGGTAGAGAAAACTGCTTCCCTCTTCTCTTGGCTCCCACACCACAAGATCCCACCCTCAAAATGTGGCTGGACCACCCCAAAATCCTCTGCCAAGACCTTAAGGTGTTTGGGGCATAGCTGGGGGTCACTGTGAGGGCTGACAAATCCTGAAAGGGGTTCTGGCATCCAGAGTGTAATGCTACTGCGATCCAAGGTGTGGGCAGGGGTTGCTATAGGAACAGCAAGCCAAGAGATTGCTGCTTAAATCCAAGCTCTGGGCaaactgcagggctgggagggtcCCTGTTTTTGGCAGCTTATCCTGCTGGGAGTGGGGTTGGGAGTTTTAAATCCTGGGAGGCTGATGCCAAGGATGCCATGCCCGCCCCCTTCTCCCGTTTGCATGGCActggtggggctgtgtgtggagatggagatgggTTCTAAGATAGACTGCATACCCAGGACCTGCACTGCTCCCTCTCCCACGTGCTGTGCATTTTGGGGAGCTGAATGCCTCCTTTGGGGTCTCACAGGGACCCCTGGTGCCCCAGGCAACTGTTTTGCAGGCTGTGTGagacagcccagccccacagatAGGAGCCAAGAGCCCTGGGCTTCATTCCTGGCCCTGAACACACAGTCTGAAttatggtttaaaaaaatccagactgAGCTGGATGCTGCAGCCTCATTACCATGGCAACCcagggccagcacagctggCTCCTGGGCCAGTTACTCAGTGCTGGAAAAAGCCCAGATCCTAGTCTGCCATTGCCCAGCTAATTAACTGCCTGCTCTTCCCCGCTTGTCTAGAACCAAAGCCTGGAGTGGAAACGATGGGAAAACCCTCACGAGACTCGCTTGGCTCTGCCTGACCCAGAAGCagacagcaggcagggagccaGTGATCCCAGGATCCACTTTTCTGACAcagctgtcctgcagcagcagggctgaacCCACCTGTGCTTCCTACACCTGGACTTTCCCTTCTTATGTACATTTGTCCAGCAAAAAAGGGTTAAACAATCCATGTTTTGTGCAGAACCTCTCGGGTCTGTTATTTTAAGTGCTGGGTGCCACACTTTGCTTCTTCCACATAAATTTCCCTGCTCTTACGGCAAGAGGTGGGGAATGGAGGATTACAAATGCTCTTCTGAAGGAATAAAAGGATCCAGGAATAAAATGAGGTGGTTTATTAACGGTTTATTAAGAGAGAGAGGTGGAATAGCTCCATagctccctgtcccagcccagccctcgtgtttggctgtgtttttttggcagagctcctctctccccctctccacCCTGCAGCTGGAAGCTGATCCCTGGGTCCTGTGAGCATCCTACCCTGGGGATCAGCAGTCCATGCCCAGAGAAATGGGATGTCTGGGGGGCCAGGACCAGCTCCATGGGCAAGGGAGGAGCAGTGAGGGGTCCAGCTCCCATTGGtgccttttgctgcttctccttacataatttttcttttcccccttccccccacccTGTAGCCTTGGCTTGAGTCCACAGAGGAGCTGAAAAGTTGTTTAATTAATAAAGTACTAATGAAGCCTCTGATTCCCCAGCTTGGGAAGGGACAGTGCCAGGAGCCACGAGTGCTTTGCCAGAGGCCTGAGCTCACTCATCTCGCTAATTCAGGGGGAGccggggaggagcagcagctccctccctccggcagcattccctgcagggagggtgTCCAGCAGGAAGGGGGGTGCAGGAAGCCCCTGGGGGTTGTAGAGGGGGCAGGCCTGGTACTCACAGGGCCACTCGGCCCAGGCATAGCGCAGGCCCAGCACCAGCGTCCTGCAGCCACTCAGGGCCAACGTCACCGTGCGGGACCCTACTGCCACCACTGGTGCCGGGAGCCACTGGCACGGGGAagcctggctggagcagcacaccTGGGAGGGGAGAAGCTCCCATCAGTGTTGCCTTCCATTCTGCAGCTCTTTGGAGAGGATATCCCACTCCTCACCTCAAATGCCTGTGCATCCCTCTGACGGCAGATGAGCTCCTGGCTGTAGGTGACATTCAGCAGCCCCCTGGTCACCTCCAGGATAGCGCGGGTGGGATATGGACCCTGGAACACGAGGTCCTTGTCCCCGTAGgccacagccctggcacccaGCAGCAGTCGGTGCGCCACATTCTGCTTGTCCCGGGGGTGGATACTGcccaggaagaggaggaagatgggGATCGTACCCAAAAACCCCATCCCTACACCCTCACCCCAGTCCAGGACTCACCTGCCATAGGGAGACTGCTCATCGCCCAGATCCACGGCTACGGCCATGAAAGTGCTGGGCATCCTGGCATTGGGAACAACCCCCAGGTCGGCTGTTTGGTGCCAACGGAGCCGGGCGAAGCTGTCATCCGCACTCCGACGGCGGTAGGTGGACAGCTGAAAGGCacaggggaaactgaggcatggcTCAGATCCCAAAACTGGCCACTGTGGTCCCTGCCTGGGATTTTTAGCACTTGGCAGGGTGCGTCCATGTGTTTACACCTGGGCATCCCTCAGGTCCTTGCCTCTCACACCCTCACACCTGCACGAAGCCGAAGGGGAGAAGTGGCTCCGTCTGCCCGGATGATCCAATGTGGAACGCCCGGCGCCAGTCGGTGATGAGTGCGGGGAAGGTGCAGTTGTACTGGTCTGTGTTCAGGAAGGTGTTGGCCTCACCTGTCCCCCAGAAAGAAGGGCTGGTGAGAGCTCGGTGGGACAGTGCTCCACCCCGGGTGATAGAAATGGGGGCTCACCCTGGTACCAAGCGACACCCCGCAGGGTCATGTTGAGCAGCGGGTGGATCATGGCGTTCCAGAGCACGGAGGGCATTTGTGGGCCAGAGAGATGCTGATGTGGGGAGGTGCTGGAAGATAAAGCTAGGTTTAAAGGGAGTGCAAAGCACAAGGGAGGCTTTGGGTTAAAGCAAGCACCATCCCAAAGGGAGATCTGGggtccctcccttccccctttACCCACCCAGTTGTGCCTTGTGCTCTTGGCATGAGAGAGGTTTTTACCCAGAGTGGGCATAATGATGCATAGAGGGGGCTGTAAGGTTCCAGGAGAGGaggtgggtgggaagggatgaGGATACTCCCCAAAAGCAgtgtggcacagggcaggaggtgTTTCCACAGCACCTTCTCTCACCTCCCCGTGTCCTCCGGGAGCCCACATGCCTGCAGAACCCGGCGGGAGGACCAGGCCTCGATGGGGGTCCCTCCCCAGGCCACCTCCACCAGCCCGATGGGGGACCCCAGAGCCTCATACAAGGAGCGCCCCAAGAGCCAGCACACGGCCGAGAAGTAGGTGAAATTCCCGTGGCCCAGGTTTTCTGCTCAAGAAACAGCAGGCTGCAAAGGGAAACAGTGGGAGAAAAGCCATTTCCAAGCTCTCTTTTGGAGGCACGTTGCACTCACCAGCCGTTGGAATGGACCATGGCAAGTCAATCTGCTCCAGGTCCTCCAGCTCCACATCGGAGCGGGCAGGCGCCGCAGCAAAGATACGCACGTAGGGATAgcgagcggcggcggcgagcTCCTGGCTGGCATTGGCCACCTGAAGAAAGGCCAGGAGCATGCAAGGTGCTTCCCTGCCTGATCCCTACCTATCTGTGCTGTGGGGCCTTACCTGCAGGACTGTCATTGCCATGTTGCTCTGCCCACTGCAAAGCCACACATCTCCAAAGTAGATGTCCCGCAGTGTCACGTTctccaagccctgctcagctgtcAGGGCATAGGGACCGCCCTGATCCATCGGGTCCAGGACAACTGTCCAAGTCTCAGAAGGTcctggaggaagaggatggtGCTTATCTTCCACCACCCTTTTGAAGGCCTCAAGAACTTTATGAGCAGCCAACAACCAGAGGGGAAGGACAGGCAACAGTAAAAAGCTTCCCCACCACAGAGGCAGGTTGGGGAAGTGGATTTCAGAAGCTCTGTGGTGTCAGAGGGACCTTTCTCCTGCAGGAATTCAGgggttaaaaaagaaaacctggaaaacaaatgtgtgtcagagcagaagctgctgggaggaactgggattACAGGAGCAGCttggtgtgtgtgacactgagaTGTCTCCAGCTAATTTTAGAGGCGCCAAATCAAAGCATAAAGATATTCTGCTGGAGCTTAGCGTGGATTTTCTGGCTGGATCCTGCAGATCTCCTGGATCGCTGCTCTCCCACAAGACACCTCCAGGCTCTTCAACTTATGGAGGTGCCCGTGGGCAGCACTTTTACCCTCCAAAGGTGATGAGCTCCCTCCCAACTCTTCAGGCAGGGATGTAGCTGGGATTGAAGGTGCCCctgagccctcccagctccaggaaggCTCTGCTCGCACAGACAACATCCTTCAGGGCTTAGAGATCCCACAGGATCCTCCCAGGTGGCACAGAGCAAAAAAGAAGCCGGGAGTTCTTTGGAGATTCCTTAGACAGGGAGAGCAGCTAaattcctcttctccctgcacagcctcATCGCTCGGCTCCAGCCTGTGCGGTGCCAcccactccagcagcagctcggcTCCCGCTGGGCGCCCACGGGATCCACTGCTGGGAACCAAAGTGAGCAaaggctggtgctgctgaggaggggGATGGCTGAACCCCCCCAGGTctcctggagagggaaaagcatGAGCTGGAGATGCCACCAGCACCTCTGGAGCCCCAGGCCAGCAGTGTGACAAACACAGGGGTGGTGCCAAACCCTGTCTCACCCCACCATCAGCTCTGATTTGTTCTCTGGCCACCAAAACCATCGGCCCCTGTTTCTAGTGAGAAGCTCAGTGGGACGGACCTTTAACCTGTGCTGTTTTCTCCATGATGACGAGGCCACTGGCCCCTGAGAGAGTCACGGTCACTGTGGCCCCCAGCTCCCCGTGGCCCCACACCACGGCCCCTGACGGCTTCTTCTGCAGCACCATGTGGTCACCATAGTAGGAGGCAAAGCTGAACATTCCCCCTGGAATCAGCAAACAGTGCAAACATCAGCTCTGAGAGAAAAATACCCTCAGCATGGCCTCTGACCCCCTCTTAAATACAGATTATTTGAGATCCCACTTATTTTACAGCTTTCTGGTCGGCTTTAAGTTGGTCAAAATCACCACAGAGCtaaggaagaggcagaagttaGTCTACAAGAGGGAATTCACCTCCCAAAGAAGAGGGAGCATGTTACATCTTGTATTACACGGATTTGGATACAGATTTTGGTAAAAATTCCTCTAATAACAGCTGGAAGTgtctctcccagctcagccttgctAATGAAtgttttgatgtatttttcccatggaaaaagGTTTGTCAAGGGGTGGGATGGAAAACATCGGGTGAGCAGCATTGGTAAAGGCACCTTCAGTGGGGATGGAAGCAGAAggctcagccctggcacccCTAAAAGCCCCATTTTTGcagtgtgaaaagaaaaacatgtttgaaAAGGGGGTCAGGAGCAATGTGTGAGGGGTGATCTGGGCAGAGAACCCCAGTGACCAAATCAGAGCTCATGGAGCCTCATCTTCTCCGCAGCTCATCCTAGGCTGGGCTTTAGGAAGGAAAGGAACAACGTCCTCGGCCCCTCAGGAGTCAGCTGCATTGCTGGTCCCCCTGCCTCATGCCACGAGGCTCCGGG includes:
- the SIAE gene encoding sialate O-acetylesterase produces the protein MAAWPLLALLALAPAPAAGGMFSFASYYGDHMVLQKKPSGAVVWGHGELGATVTVTLSGASGLVIMEKTAQVKGPSETWTVVLDPMDQGGPYALTAEQGLENVTLRDIYFGDVWLCSGQSNMAMTVLQVANASQELAAAARYPYVRIFAAAPARSDVELEDLEQIDLPWSIPTAENLGHGNFTYFSAVCWLLGRSLYEALGSPIGLVEVAWGGTPIEAWSSRRVLQACGLPEDTGSTSPHQHLSGPQMPSVLWNAMIHPLLNMTLRGVAWYQGEANTFLNTDQYNCTFPALITDWRRAFHIGSSGQTEPLLPFGFVQLSTYRRRSADDSFARLRWHQTADLGVVPNARMPSTFMAVAVDLGDEQSPYGSIHPRDKQNVAHRLLLGARAVAYGDKDLVFQGPYPTRAILEVTRGLLNVTYSQELICRQRDAQAFEVCCSSQASPCQWLPAPVVAVGSRTVTLALSGCRTLVLGLRYAWAEWPCEYQACPLYNPQGLPAPPFLLDTLPAGNAAGGRELLLLPGSP
- the PANX3 gene encoding pannexin-3 — encoded protein: MSLSHTAAEYMLSDALLPDPSSSRAKGLRLELPSDRLLKFVTVGLPLFLVSLAFAREFSAGSQISCFSPTNFTGKQSAYTDTACWDSLIHHGFDAEGRAITKSLWALKVFPYSLLVVAVLMYLPYLLWRYAAAPALHCDLLFIIDELDKSYNRSVRLVQHMKKIQQASAEPEQFWEEYERARRERYFEFPLLERYLTCKQHAHALVVIYILRNLLLLLFLAATCLYLVFLHLNIFFQDEFSCSIKTGLLQAEPHVPQLIPCKLVFFSVFQIISLSVGSVYVLLIPVVIYNALQLCQWDKGLLSVYEMLPAFDLLSRRMLTCPLNDLNVILLFLRANISELTSFSRLNAVSALREATANKEDIDTVIDFMTLLAGLETTKPKHQACTPEAGGSTALSNGAALEPKPGVETMGKPSRDSLGSA